From Micromonospora sp. NBC_01699, a single genomic window includes:
- a CDS encoding tetratricopeptide repeat protein, whose amino-acid sequence MKFRLPRRLTPVRGLKRLPVVLLLAVLLLVAGTPLVWDRRDDPEPARPVPAAPVGPRTGGRALESAIEAAQQRLKNLPGDWTTWARLGSAYVQQARITADPSYYPKAEGSLKRSLDLEKTTNWQAMVGMATLANARHDFRAALDWGRRAEQVNSSAGSVHGVLVDALTQLGEYDQARDSLQRMLDSDPGVSSFTRASYDFEQRGQVGKAREALQRALADSAAPADVAFCRYYLGELAFNNGDPTEALRQYEQAITADPEYQFPYAGRARARAALGRTAEALADYERVTTALPLPELLVEYGDTLTAAGQPDRARQQYDLLGAARQLSAGNGVVDHLTTATFLADHGQPAEALEQARAEWDARHSVLAADALAWALHRNGRSAEALEHATNATGLGWRNATFYYHRGAIHEALGNRDQARRDLSTALAINPHFDILQAPIARELLDSLGGPV is encoded by the coding sequence ATGAAATTTCGTCTTCCTCGGCGACTCACCCCGGTTCGGGGACTGAAACGCCTGCCGGTCGTGCTCCTGCTGGCCGTACTCCTGTTGGTGGCCGGCACGCCACTGGTCTGGGACCGGCGCGACGACCCGGAGCCGGCACGTCCCGTACCGGCCGCGCCGGTCGGTCCGCGTACGGGCGGGCGGGCCCTCGAATCGGCGATCGAGGCGGCACAGCAGCGGCTCAAGAACCTGCCCGGGGACTGGACGACCTGGGCACGGCTCGGGTCCGCCTACGTCCAACAGGCCCGGATCACCGCCGACCCGTCCTACTACCCGAAGGCCGAGGGCTCACTGAAGCGGTCACTCGACCTGGAGAAGACCACGAACTGGCAGGCGATGGTCGGCATGGCCACACTCGCCAACGCCCGCCACGACTTCCGCGCCGCCCTCGACTGGGGCCGCCGTGCGGAACAGGTCAACTCCTCCGCCGGAAGCGTCCACGGTGTCCTGGTCGACGCGCTGACCCAGCTCGGCGAGTACGACCAGGCACGCGACTCGTTGCAGCGCATGCTGGACTCGGATCCGGGCGTGTCGTCGTTCACCCGCGCGTCGTACGACTTCGAACAGCGTGGACAGGTCGGCAAGGCCCGCGAGGCCCTGCAACGGGCACTCGCCGACTCCGCCGCTCCCGCCGACGTCGCCTTCTGCCGCTACTACCTGGGCGAACTGGCCTTCAACAACGGCGACCCGACGGAGGCGCTCCGCCAGTACGAGCAGGCGATCACCGCGGACCCCGAATACCAGTTCCCGTACGCCGGGCGGGCCAGGGCGCGGGCGGCCCTCGGTCGCACCGCCGAAGCCCTCGCCGACTACGAGCGGGTCACCACGGCACTGCCCCTGCCCGAACTGCTCGTCGAGTACGGCGACACCCTCACCGCCGCCGGCCAGCCGGACCGGGCCCGACAGCAGTACGACCTGCTCGGCGCCGCCCGGCAACTCTCCGCCGGCAACGGTGTGGTCGACCACCTCACCACGGCGACCTTCCTGGCCGACCACGGTCAGCCCGCCGAGGCGCTGGAGCAGGCGCGGGCGGAGTGGGACGCCCGGCACAGCGTGCTCGCCGCCGACGCGCTGGCCTGGGCGCTGCACCGCAACGGCCGCAGCGCCGAGGCGCTGGAACACGCGACGAACGCGACCGGACTCGGCTGGCGCAACGCGACGTTCTACTACCACCGGGGTGCGATCCACGAGGCGCTCGGCAACCGTGACCAGGCCCGCCGGGACCTGAGCACCGCGCTGGCGATCAACCCGCACTTCGACATCCTCCAGGCACCGATCGCCCGCGAACTCCTGGATTCGCTCGGCGGTCCGGTATGA
- a CDS encoding class F sortase has product MAGSDRPRHGRTRLAGNRGRLGRRLPSVVLLGLAALCLTVSHPGTPGSAPADTPVRAFVPPPAFAAAPGQPALAGLPAEYAPPAELTIASIGVRSPLVDLNRNPDGSLTVPADYRVAGWYANGPTPGEAGGPPAVIAGHVDSTDGPAVFYRLRDLKTGSEIAVRGIDNVVRHFTVYRLADYAKTAFPADEVYAPTGKAELRLITCTGDFDRRAGSYRSNLVAYAVLTKDGS; this is encoded by the coding sequence ATGGCCGGATCGGACAGACCACGGCACGGCCGTACGCGGCTGGCCGGCAACCGGGGCCGTCTCGGCCGGCGGCTGCCGTCCGTGGTGCTGCTCGGGCTCGCCGCGCTCTGCCTCACCGTCAGCCATCCGGGTACGCCGGGATCCGCCCCGGCGGACACCCCGGTCCGGGCGTTCGTGCCGCCGCCCGCCTTCGCCGCCGCCCCCGGTCAGCCCGCGCTCGCGGGGCTGCCGGCGGAGTACGCGCCGCCCGCCGAACTCACCATCGCCTCGATCGGTGTCCGGTCGCCGCTGGTGGACCTCAATCGCAACCCGGACGGATCCCTCACCGTCCCCGCCGACTACCGGGTCGCCGGCTGGTACGCCAACGGACCGACGCCCGGCGAGGCCGGCGGGCCACCGGCGGTGATCGCCGGACACGTGGACTCCACCGACGGGCCGGCCGTCTTCTACCGCCTGAGGGACCTGAAGACGGGCAGTGAGATCGCGGTCCGTGGGATCGACAACGTGGTCCGCCACTTCACCGTCTACCGGCTGGCCGACTACGCCAAGACCGCCTTCCCGGCCGACGAGGTCTACGCCCCGACCGGGAAGGCGGAACTGCGGTTGATCACCTGCACCGGTGACTTCGACCGTCGCGCCGGCAGCTACCGCAGCAACCTGGTCGCCTACGCCGTACTCACGAAAGATGGATCATGA
- a CDS encoding DUF4331 domain-containing protein, translated as MVASTGGTALVTEVADASSHREAPLIAGDPKVDNTDVYAFVSPDKQDTVTLIANWLPFQEPNGGPNFYFFQTDAHYDINIDNDGDAVADLTYRWVFTNDDKRDGTTFLYNNGVVNNLNDPTLLFKQRYTLTEITEKGSRELVKDAIVAPSDVGPASMPNYGQLRSQAVTPVDGGGLTYAGQAEDPFFLDLRVFDLIYGANLSERGQDTLAGYNVQSVALQVPKSALALNGDDAKNPVVGIWSATSKASIDVKDSKDGGEQVQVSRLGNPLVNELVPAANQKDAFNASTPADDATNQALVNRVLTPELPQVIQAIYGIPAPATPRNDLVEIFLTGIAKNAPTLDGSTPPIQADLNSQILNGDVDPKNFVPSEELRLNMSVPVTANPNRLGVLGGDFQGFPNGRRLADDVVDIELQAFEGAAQTGVLVPALAAGDKVNTNNVPFGSTFPYLALPSNVAVNQIDVDGMPSGGVPGGAGGTAPTATGWVRIASGLGAVAFLGAGFVLARRRQQIGLTSTPISTN; from the coding sequence GTGGTTGCGAGCACGGGTGGAACGGCCCTGGTCACCGAGGTCGCGGACGCGTCGAGTCACCGGGAGGCCCCGCTGATCGCGGGAGACCCGAAGGTCGACAACACCGATGTGTACGCCTTCGTCAGCCCGGACAAGCAGGACACGGTCACGTTGATCGCGAACTGGCTGCCGTTCCAGGAGCCCAACGGCGGGCCGAACTTCTACTTCTTCCAGACCGACGCCCACTACGACATCAACATCGACAACGATGGTGACGCCGTCGCGGACCTCACGTACCGGTGGGTCTTCACCAACGACGACAAGCGGGACGGGACGACGTTCCTCTACAACAACGGCGTCGTCAACAACCTGAACGACCCGACCCTGCTGTTCAAGCAGCGGTACACCCTCACCGAGATCACCGAGAAGGGCTCGCGGGAGCTGGTCAAGGACGCGATCGTCGCACCGTCGGACGTCGGTCCCGCGTCGATGCCGAACTACGGCCAGCTGCGCAGCCAGGCGGTCACCCCGGTCGACGGTGGCGGGCTGACCTACGCCGGCCAGGCCGAGGACCCGTTCTTCCTCGACCTGCGAGTCTTCGACCTGATCTACGGCGCCAACCTCTCCGAGCGTGGCCAGGACACCCTCGCCGGCTACAACGTGCAGAGCGTCGCACTACAGGTGCCGAAGTCGGCCCTGGCGCTCAACGGCGACGACGCCAAGAACCCGGTGGTCGGGATCTGGAGCGCGACGTCCAAGGCGAGCATCGACGTCAAGGACTCCAAGGACGGCGGCGAGCAGGTCCAGGTGTCGCGGCTGGGTAACCCGCTGGTGAACGAGCTGGTCCCGGCGGCGAACCAGAAGGACGCCTTCAACGCCAGCACACCGGCCGACGACGCCACGAACCAGGCGCTGGTCAACCGGGTGCTCACCCCGGAACTGCCGCAGGTCATCCAGGCGATCTACGGGATCCCGGCCCCGGCGACCCCGCGCAACGACTTGGTCGAGATCTTCCTGACCGGCATCGCCAAGAACGCGCCGACGCTGGACGGTTCGACACCGCCGATCCAGGCCGACCTGAACTCGCAGATCCTCAACGGCGACGTCGACCCGAAGAACTTCGTCCCGTCGGAGGAACTGCGGCTCAACATGAGCGTCCCGGTGACCGCGAACCCGAATCGGCTCGGCGTACTCGGCGGTGACTTCCAGGGCTTCCCGAACGGGCGCCGGCTCGCCGACGACGTCGTGGACATCGAGTTGCAGGCGTTCGAGGGCGCCGCCCAGACCGGCGTACTGGTGCCGGCGCTGGCCGCCGGGGACAAGGTCAACACGAACAACGTGCCGTTCGGGAGCACGTTCCCGTACCTCGCGCTGCCGAGCAACGTCGCGGTCAACCAGATCGACGTCGACGGCATGCCGTCCGGCGGCGTCCCCGGCGGTGCCGGCGGCACCGCACCCACCGCAACCGGCTGGGTACGGATCGCCAGCGGCCTCGGTGCCGTCGCGTTCCTCGGCGCGGGCTTCGTCCTCGCCCGACGCCGCCAGCAGATCGGCCTGACCAGCACGCCGATCAGCACCAACTGA